One genomic region from Erythrobacter mangrovi encodes:
- the ypfJ gene encoding KPN_02809 family neutral zinc metallopeptidase has translation MRLNPFDTSNINVGTTGGGGGGRGRAGSIGCGTIVIAAIGYLVFGLDPFQTAATVEGIQQQGQVQQAPMGEDEQAICTSNQYATETCNGLQSLNQTWAGIFADQGAQFEQPMLRFATEQRFNTGCGPGSVGMGPFYCPADRTIYIDVSFYDQLGRMSGRGGDFARYYVIAHEFGHHVQTITGISEQIRSAQQQDPRRANQLQVLMELQADCYAGVWAGKNRNLIEPGDIEEGMAAAAAIGDDTLTQGRVSPENFTHGTSRQRSQALQLGLQGDDLACDRIVTGS, from the coding sequence ATGCGTCTCAATCCGTTTGATACCAGCAATATCAACGTCGGGACGACCGGAGGCGGTGGTGGCGGTCGCGGCCGCGCGGGCAGCATCGGCTGCGGGACGATCGTGATTGCCGCAATCGGCTATCTCGTCTTTGGCCTCGACCCATTCCAGACTGCAGCAACCGTCGAAGGTATCCAGCAGCAAGGTCAGGTGCAGCAGGCCCCCATGGGCGAAGATGAGCAGGCAATCTGCACCTCCAACCAATATGCGACCGAGACCTGCAACGGGTTGCAATCGCTCAACCAGACCTGGGCCGGCATTTTCGCCGACCAGGGTGCGCAGTTCGAACAGCCGATGCTTCGCTTCGCCACCGAACAGCGCTTCAACACGGGCTGCGGGCCAGGTTCGGTGGGTATGGGTCCGTTCTATTGCCCGGCCGACCGGACGATCTACATCGACGTCAGTTTTTACGACCAGCTGGGGCGGATGTCGGGGCGCGGCGGCGACTTCGCGCGCTATTACGTGATCGCGCATGAATTTGGCCATCACGTGCAGACGATCACCGGCATCTCCGAACAGATCCGTAGCGCGCAGCAGCAGGACCCGCGTCGTGCGAACCAGTTGCAGGTGCTGATGGAGCTACAGGCAGACTGTTATGCCGGCGTCTGGGCAGGCAAGAACCGTAATCTGATCGAGCCCGGCGATATCGAAGAAGGGATGGCGGCTGCCGCAGCGATCGGCGACGATACGCTGACCCAGGGCCGCGTCAGCCCCGAGAACTTCACCCACGGCACCAGCCGCCAGCGCAGCCAGGCCCTGCAACTGGGCCTGCAAGGCGATGACCTCGCCTGCGACAGGATCGTTACCGGAAGCTAG